GCGACGGCCGGCGCGGCGAGTGTGCGGCCGGCTGACTCGTGCGTCGGCATGGTCTCACCCGGGAGGACGGAGACGGCAGCAAGCACGCGGGCGAGCTGCTCCTCGACGCTGCGCAGGTCGCTCATGCGGATGCCGCTGCCGTCGCGGCCGACCGAAGGGGGATCTCGCGCTGGCGGCCCGACAGCGAGTCGAGCACGAGGAGACGTCCGAGCAGCGGTTCGCCGACACCGATCGCGAGCTTGACGACCTCAGTCGACAGGAGCCCGCCGACCTGCACGCACAGCGCGCCGAGCACGCCGACCTGCGCGCACGTGGGCGGGTCGCCCTCGGTGCCGACGGCGAAGAGGTCATTGAGGACGACGGGGTCGGCGTCGGTCGGGTTCGACCAGAAGACGGTGACCTGCGCGTACCACTCGCGCACGGCTCCCCAGACGAGAGGGATGCCGAGCGCTTCTGTGGCGGCGGCGACGGCTCGACGTGTCGCGAACGAGTCGCTCGTGTCGATGACGACGTCGGCGTCGGCGAAGAACTCCTGCGCGTTCGCCTCGTCGAGCCGGGCGGTCACGGGCCTGACGACGGTGACGGGAGACAGGGCCGCGACCGCGCGCACCGCGCTCTCGGTCTTATGGACGCCGATGTCTTCGATGCGGTGCGCGATCTGGCGCTGCAGGTTGTGGAGCTCGACGATGTCGTCGTCGATCACCGTGATCGCGCCGACGCCCGCGGCGGCGAGGGCGAGGATCGCCGGCGAGCCGATCCCGCCGGCCCCGACGACGGCGACGCGCGTGGCAGCGAGCCGGCGCTGTCCTTCGTCGCCGATGCCTTTGAGTACTGTGTGGCGCGCGGTTCGCTTGCGCTCGTCGGGATCCAACTCGGACACGGGATCGACCAGGGGGCGCATGACCCGAGTTTACGCGTCGGTGGGCCGTGAAGGCTTGCCGCGGGATCGGATTCTTCGCCGGTCCTGAACCCGCAGATGCGGTGTGAAATATCTCGAATGACCCGCACATGCGGCATCATCGAAGGATGACGACGTACCGTGTGGCTCGCGCCGCTCGACTGCTGGGCGTGAGCGACGATTCCGTCCGGCGATGGATCGACCAGGGGCTGCTCCCGGTGACGGATGCCGTCCCTGCTGAGATCCCCGGCGAGGCTCTCGCGGCTTTCGCGGTGTCGATGGCGAACGAGCCCGGCGACGGATACGAGCACCGCTCCAGCGCGCGCAACAGCTTCGTGGGGATCGTGACGCGCGTGCAGGTCGACGGCGTCATGGCGCAGGTCGACATCCAGTCCGGTCCGCACCGCGTCGTGTCGCTCCTTTCCGCCGAGGCGGTGCGTGAACTGCAGCTCGAGGTCGGCACACTGGCACGGGCATCGGTGAAAGCCACGAACGTCGTCGTCGAGATCGCGGGGGAGTGACGTGCGTCGCTGGCTGCTCCGCCCCGTGGCGCTCGGCGCGCTCGCGCTGTTGCTGACGGGATGCGCCGCGTCGGTGCGCTCGGATGATGGGGTCTCGGGATCGCTCACCGTCTACGCCGCCGCGTCGCTGAAGACCTCGTTCGACGAGGTGGCCGAGGCGTTCACGGCGCAGCATCCCGGCATCGAGATCAGTCCCGTCTATGACGGCTCGTCGACGCTCGCGACGCAGATCGAGGCGGGAGCGCCGGCGGATGTGTTCGCGTCGGCCGATGAGGCGACCATGGCGAAGGTGTCGACGTTCGTCCGCAGTCCCGAGGTGTTCGCCTCGAACACGCTCGTGATCGTCGTCCCCGCGGGCAACCCGAAGAAGGTCGCGACGCTCGCCGACCTGTCGCGCGTCGTGACGGTGCTGTGTGCGCCCGAGGTGCCGTGCGGCGCGGCATCCGCGAAGCTGCTCGCCGCCGCCGACGTCACGGTCGACGCCGCCAGCCTGGAGCAGAACGTGACGGCCGTGCTCACGAAGGTGGCGGCGGGCGAGGCGGATGCGGGTCTTGTCTACGCGACCGATGTGGTCGGCCGCGACGACGTCGCCTCGATCGTTCCCGACGGCAGTGACAAGGTCGTCAACGAGTATCCGATCGCCGCGCTGAAGGATGCCGCGAATCCGCAGGCGGCGAAGGCGTTCGTCGACTTCGTGCTGTCGGACGCCGGGCAGAAGATCCTCCACGACCGCGGCTTCGGAGCGCCGTGAGTGGGGTGGCTGATCGCGGGTACGTTCCCCGGGCCCTGGCGTTCCCCGCGCTCCTCGGGCTGTGCTTCCTGATCCTTCCCCTCGTCGCCCTGATCGCCCGTGTGGAGTGGGCCACGTTCGTCGCCGACGTCACGTCGCCGGCGGCGCTGGCCGCCCTCGGTCTCTCCTTCGGTACGGGAATCGCCGCGACGGCGATCTGCGTCGTCATCGGTGTGCCGCTGGCCCTGTTGATCGCCCGGTCGGGTCCCCGGCTTGCCGCCGTGCTGCGTGCCGCGGTGACGGTGCCGCTCGTGCTGCCCCCGATGGTCGGCGGCATCGCGCTGCTGTACCTGTTCGGCCGCGCCGGGTGGCTCGGAGGACTCGGGCTGTCGTTCACGACGCCGGCGGTCGTGCTCGCGCAGACGTTCGTGGCACTGCCGTTCCTCGTGCTGGCCGTCGAGGGCGCGGTGCGGTCGACGGGAGTGGACTTCGAGCGCACGGCGGCGGCGCTGGGAGCCGGCCGCTGGACGATCCTCCGGCGCATCACGCTCCCTCTGGCAGCGCCCGGGATCGTCGCGGGAACCGTGCTGTGCTTCGCACGGGCGATCGGCGAGTTCGGCGCGACGGCCCTCTTCGCCGGCAACCGTCCCGGCGTCACGCAGACGATGCCCCTCGCCATCTACACGGCGTTCAACGGTGCCGGGGTGGCGCAGGGGACCGCGGTCGCCCTCGCGCTGCTGCTGCTTGCGGCCGCCGTCATCGTCCTGATGCTCGTGCGCGGCTGGCGACCCGGAGCGGTGCGATGAGCGGCCTGCAGGCGCACGTCGTCGTCGACCGGTCCCGCTTCCGCGTGGATGTCATGATCGACGCCGCGGCGGGGGAGACGGTCGCGGTGATGGGTCCGAGCGGCGCCGGCAAGTCGACGCTGCTGTCGGCGCTCGCCGGCCTGGTGTCGCTCGACGGCGGGGAGATCACCGTCGCGGGCCGCACGGTCGAGCGCGTGACCGCACCTCGGGTGAGCACGGCGCCGATGCATCGCGGAGTGGTGCTCCTCGGGCAGGATCCGCGCCTGTTCCCCCACCTCAGCGCACGGGAGAACGTCGCGTTCGGCCCCCGTGCCGCGGGAACGCCTGCGGCACGGGCGCGCGCCGACGCCGATGAGTGGCTCGAACGCGTCGGCCTGGGTGGCCTCGGAGCCCGCATGCCCCGCGAGCTGTCGGGTGGCGAGCAGCAGCGGGTCGCGATCGCGCGGGCGCTGTCGGCGTCGCCTCGGGTGGTGCTGCTCGATGAGCCCCTCGTCGCGCTCGATCCGGTCACGGCCTCGTCGATCCGCGGGATGCTGCGCGATCAGCTCGCCGGCATGACGACGGTCGCCGTGACGCACGACGCCGGCGACGCGGTCGCGTTGGCCGAGCGACTGTTCGTGATCGACGCGGGAGCTGTGGTGCAGACCGGTCCCGTGCGCGAGGTCTTGCGGGCACCGGCATCCGCCTTCGTCGCCTCGATCGCCGACATGAATCGGATGCCCGGAGTCGCTGCGCGAGGAGGGTGGACGGACTCGGACGGCCACCTGCTGACAAGCTCGGATGTCGCTTCGACCGCGCTTGCCACCGCGGACGGGACGGCGCTCGCCGCCGTGTTCCGCCCGAGTGATGCGAGGGTCGTGGCGGGGGAAGGCGCGAACACCTGGAAGGCGACCGTTCTGCGCGTCGAGCCGACGCTGTCGGGCTCGCGGATCTACACGTCCGCGGGCGCGGTGGATGTCGGCGACACGCGCGACGCTTGGTCATCCGGCGACACGGTGTGGCTGCACGTCGACCTGTCGCGCGTGCGGTTCGTGCCGCTGCCGTGAAGGTGCCCTGATCAGCCCAGATCCAGGCGGCGGCGATTAGGCTCTGATGATGGGATGCCACTGGGGGACGACGCGATGACGGCCATCCCGATCACGCTCGGTCGGTCGCCCCAGATTCCGTCTCACTCCGGCGCGGCTCCCGACCCGGCCGCCGGCCTCGTCGACACCCACGGACGCGTTCACCGCGACCTGCGGATCTCGCTCACCGACCGCTGCTCCCTGCGCTGCACGTACTGCATGCCCGAGCAGGGCAACGAGTGGTTGGCGCGCACGAGCATCCTGACGACCGACGAGATCGTCGAGATCGCTGAGGTCGCGGCGAGCCTCGGCATCCGCACATTCCGGCTCACCGGTGGCGAGCCGCTGCTCCGCACCGACATCGTCGACGTGGTGCGCCGCGTCGCCGCGATCTCGGGCCCCGACGGGCCGGTCGAGGTCGCGATGACGACCAACGGCATCCGTCTCGCCGAGGTGCTGCCCGATCTGATCGAGGCGGGTCTGACGCGACTCAACATCAGCATCGACACGATCGATCGCGAGCGGTTCGCCGCGCTCACCCGTCGTGATCGGCTCGACGACGTGCTCGAGGGGATCGCGGCAGCCGCGGCATCCGATCTGAAGCCCTTGAAGCTGAACGCCGTGGCGATGCGGGGCGTGAACGACGACCAGCTTGCCGACCTCGTCGCCTTCGCGATGGAGGTGGGCGCGCAGTTGCGGTTCATCGAGCAGATGCCGCTGGATTCCGGGCACACGTGGGATCGGAGCTCGATGGTGACGCGCGAGGAGATCCTCGAGGCGCTGTCGGAGCGCTGGTCGCTCGAGCCGGTTCCCGGCCGTGGCGGGGCGCCCGCCGAGAAGTGGCGCATTGACGGCGGCCCGCACGAGGTCGGCGTGATCGCGTCGGTGACCGCGCCCTTCTGCGGAGCGTGCGACCGCCTGCGCCTGACGGCGGACGGTCAGTTCCGCAACTGCCTCTTCTCGCTGACCGAGTACGACGTGACGACCGCGGTACGGGGGATGCCGGTGGGCGCCGCGCCGGGAGATCGTCGGAGAGTCATCGCCGAGATTTTGCACGCGTGTGTGCTGGGGAAGCTGCCCGGCCATGCGATCAACGACCCGTCGTTCCTGCAGCCCGCACGGGGCATGAACGCCATCGGGGGCTGAGGAGCGCGCTCGTCTCTTGGCACGTGGGGCGCGTTGGTCGACGAGGTGGATTGGCTGGAAGGCTTCGGGATCGACGTTGCTGCCACGCTCGCATAGGCGGCGAGCTGAGTACAACGACGGCCCCTCGACCGAGCCATGGATCGGCCACGACGCCATCTTCGCGGGCCGGCTCGGTCAGAAGGATGACCTTGGCACATGGTTGTTCGAACACGTGCTCACCGCGGTAGACGGCGACATCGCGATCATCCGCGGTCGAACCTTGCCGGCCGAGGATCGCCCTCTTCGCGCAAGCGAGGCTCGACGCGTAGCGCGGGACGCAGTCCCGACTTGTCGGCGTAGAACGCTCGGATGGCATCCATGTCCTTGCCGACGTCGCCGGTGAGCGTGAGCGTCGGTCCCAGCCCGGTCGTCATGGTGGTGCGATCCACGTACCCGAGCGTGACATCAAGGCCGGTCTCGCGAGCGATGCGATAAAAGCCCGACTTCCAGTTCCCCACGCTGCCGCGCGTGCCTTCCGGCGTCACCACGAGGCCGAAGACCTCGCCGTCGCGGATGCGGCGGACGAGGGCGTCGACCACCCCGGCGGGGTTCGCTCTATCGACCGGGATGCCGCCGATCGAGCGCATCAGCGGGCCCCGCCAGCCGCGAAAGAGACTCTCCTTGCCCAGCCAACGGAAGCGCATCTTCAGGCGCCACGCGATCGCCAGCATGAGCACGAAGTCCCAGTTCGAGGTGTGCGGCGCCCCGAGGACGACGGTGGGGCGGGTCGGCGCGGGCTCGGTTGCGAGCGTCCATCTGCTGAACGTCCAATAGACCCGGGCGACGAGGCGGAGCATTCCGCAACCGTAACGCTCTCGCGTGCTCCCCGGACCCGAGGGGGCGCCAGGTCAGCTCCCAGGTTCCCGAGGTATCCTGATACCGATAGGCGGACTTCTCATTCGTCTCGCCCCGGCTGTGTGGTAACAGTCGGGGCTTTTTTATTGCTCGAACGGCCCACGGCGACGAGCGCAATCGGCCGCCCGTCTCTCACCGGGCGAGCGCTTGGTCGACGTCACGGTGATGGTGACCGCCCGGTCGTCTTCCCCGACGCGACTGGGTGCGTTCGCTCGCCACGCCATGTCGATCGATGTCCCACAGAGGTGGGCCCCGTGGGGCTCGAACCCACGACCCGCGGATTAAAAGTCCGATGCTCTACCGACTGAGCTAGAGGCCCTCAGCGATCCAGCCTAATAGGCGAGGGCCGCGGCATCCGTCACTTGGTGCTCTTCTCTGAGCTGAAGAGGATGCCGAACATGATCCCGAACGACAGGCCGAAGGCGGCGCCGAGGCCGATGTTGTCGAGGAACAGCATCCCGGCGATCGCGCCGCCGAGCATCCCGAACGCAATCCACAGCCCGAACGTCATTCCTCGCATGCTTCGACGCTACGGAGAGCGGTCCGCCCGCGGCATCCCCCGAAAGGAGTAAACACAAAGAGGCGGCGCCGCCGAAGCCCGCAGAGCTTCGACGACGCCGCCGGTCAAGAAGACCGTGATTACATCGGGGGCATCAGCACCGAGTCGATGAGGTACACGGTCGCGTTCGCGGTCTGGACGCCACCGCAGATGACCTTGGCGTCGTTGACCATGAGCTCGTCGCCCGAGCCGGTGACCTTGAGGTCCTGGCCCTCGACGGTCTTGTGGGTGCCGTCGATCTCGTCAGGCGCGATCTGGCCGGGGACCACGTGGTACGTGAGGATCTTCGTCAGCGTCTTCGAGTCGGTCTTCAGACCGTCGATCGTGGCGGCGGGGATCTTGGCGAACGCCTCGTCAACGGGGGCGAAGACGGTGAACTGGTCGCCGTTGAGCGTGTCGACCAGGTTGACGTCCTTGTTCAGCTGGCCGCTGACAGCAGCGGTGAGCGTCTTGAGCAGCGGGTTGTTGGATGCCGCGACCGCCACCGGGTCCTTGGCCATGCCGGCAACCGAGCCGTCGCCGTCCGGAACAGCGGAGGCGTAGTCAGCGCAGCCGGGGCCGACGAGGTTGGCAGCGGGGTCCATCGAGGGCGACGAGGCTTCGGGCGATGCGGACTCCATGGGAGCCTGGGACTGCGTGCCGCCCTCGCTCATGTTGCCACCCTCGGGTGCAGCGCTCGACGAGCAACCGGCGAGAGCGAAAGCTCCGGCCAGAGTCAGAGAGAGTGCTGCGGTCATCTTCTTCTTCGTGCTGAGCATGATTTCCTCCATGTGTTGGTTCCGCCCTCTGCGGCGGCGATAACAGGTCTTCGGAGTCGCTAGGCAAACGGATTGCACATCTCCCGAGATTTCTTCCGACCGGCCTCGTCGGGGCCAGCTCCCGAGAGAAGTCGCGATGTCACGAATGGCTCTCGATCTCCTCTTCTCACCAGGGATTCCCGCCCCGTCATCCAGGTTCCGAGGGGCAGGGGTGGCATGCTGGGGAGCAATGGTTATCGACGGTGTAGAAGTCCCCGAGGACGGGCAGACGGCAGATCATGCCGGCGAGCTCCTCCTCCGCATCGCCGACGGCGATCAGGCGGCCTTCGCAGAGCTCTACGACATGTTGTCCTCCCGCGTGTTCGGGCTGATCAGACGGGTCCTCGTCGACCCCTCTCAGAGCGAAGAGGTGTTGCAGGAGGTCTTCTTGGAGATCTGGCAATCCGCTTCGGGCTTCGCTCCGAAGAAGGGGCAAGGAAGAAGTTGGATCCTGACGATGGCTCATCGTCGGGCTGTCGACCGGGTTCGCGCCTCGCAGTCCAGCGCAGACCGGGACGTGCGTGTCGGAGTTCGCGATGCGTATACACAACAAGAAGGCATCGCAGAGCAGGTCGAGCTGAAGATCGAAGGACGTCGCGTCGTGCGGGCGCTTCGGACTCTCCCCGACCCGCAGCGTGAAGCACTCACCCTCGCGTATTTCGGGGGGTATAGCCAAAGTGAGATCGCGGCGCTCCTCGGAGCTCCGCTCGGAACGATCAAGACACGCATGCGTGACGGATTGAACCGCCTACGACAGGAGATGGGGGTGACACTGTGAACGAGAACGAGTTCGCCGAACTCTCGGCAGGACACGCCCTTGATGCGTTGTCCGTCGAGGACGAACAGGCCTACCAGCAGGCGCTCGCCGCTCACCCCGAATGGGAAGAGCTCGTCGACGCCGACGCGCAGGTCGCCGGGTTCCTAGCCGAAGGCACGGGAGAAGAAGCGCCGCCCGTCGAGGTGCGCGCACGACTCCTCGCCCAGATCAGTGCCATGCCGCAGCGGATGCCGGACCCCGCCGACGCTGCTCCCGAATCCACCCCTGAGCCCGAGCTCGCTGTGGCCGGTCCGCCGACCGAAGCCGTTCAGGCGGTGCAGCGACGCAACTGGACCCGCGGCCTGTTCGCCCTCGTTGCGTCTGCCGCCCTCCTGGTCGGCATCGGATGGGGCGTCGGCTCGCTCGTCGAGCAGGCGCGCACGCCTATCTCTGTGCAGGCTCTCGAGCAGATCCAGTCTGCTCCTGACGCTCAGACAGTGACCGGCCAGTTCACCGACGGAGGAGAGGCGGTCCTGCACTGGTCGCAGGAGCTCGGAAAGGTCGTCCTGACGACCGACGAGGCTCCCACGCTCGCCGCCGACCGCACGTACGAACTGTGGCTCATCCGAGGCGACAAGCCCATCCCGGCTGGCACGTTCGACGATTCCGGTGACGTCACCGCCCTCGTCGACGGCACCTTCGAGCCCGGCGATGTCGTCGCGGTCACGGTGGAGCAGGCGGGCGGTTCTCCCAACGGCCAACCGACCACCAAGCCGATCATCGCGATCCCCACGGCCTGACACGCGTCGCTCACCACCCTGCCTCGGCCTCGGCCGGGCAGGGTGTTGTCGTGCGGGGGTAGCCTGGAACGATGTCCGACGCGTCCCGCGACTTCCACAAGCCGGTCCGTCGCTCACCCGATTCGTTCGACCGCAACTTCGCCGCCGACGATCCCGCCGAAGCCAGCCGCGTCGCTCACGCCACGGCATCCGCTCTGCTCTCCCGGGTGCGCGAGCACCCGCATGACGAGGTCATCGACCGGCTCGTGACCTTCACCGACGCGCACGGCATCGCGACGATCGCGGAGCTCTGGGCGCAGTCGCCCGCGCGGTCGCTCCCCGGTGCACTGTGGCGGTTGTACCTGCTGCAGCTGATGATCCACGACGATGCGACGACCGCGGCCCTGCTCTACGAGCGGGGACGCACTCGGCTGTCGTCGGCGGATGTCGTCATCGCGGGCGCTCCCGCTCCGGCGAGCCCCGATGAGCTCGTCTCGCTCATCGACCTGATTCTTCGCGGCGTGTTCGCGGGGGACTTCGCGCTGGCCCTCGAGCGTGCGGCGGCGTTCTCGCGCGTCGTGTCGGCCGGGGCGACCGACCTGGCCGACGACTACGACATGAGCGAGCCGACGCGAGCCTCGCAGTTCACGACGCGGGCGCTGCGCCTCGACACGTATGCGGGCGACCTCGTGGCGGCAGCGGCGCTGTGGCGACGCGACGGTCTGACCTGATCCGCTGAGCGGGCATGAAAGTGCCGGGCCGCAGAACGCCTCTCGGCGCGTGGCCGCTCGTAGCGGCTGAAGATGGAGCCCGGGGTTACTGCGGCCCGGCTAGAAAAGTGTAACGGAGCTGCTCCCGGGGTATTCCGGTCGGCAGGAGATTTCGGCGCGGCCGGGCGTGTCGGGGTGTGCCCGCGTGCGCCGATGCAATGGATCTGTGGCGACACCCCGGCGTCCGACGGTCTAGGGCGGCGTGTCGCGTGTGATCCATTGCATCGAGCGACGGGGGCGACGCGGGATGCCGCGCGTAGGCTCAGGGCATGGCCTGGCTCTTCGCGCTGATGATCGACCCCGCGGCATCCGACGATGTCCGCACCGATTTCGCCGACACGTTCGCCGAGATCGATCCGTCCGCTCCGGCACTCACCGTCGGGGAGCTCAGCACCCAGCGCGGGGATGGGATCTTCGAGTCGATCGGCGTCGTCGACGGCCACGCTCAGGAGGTCGAGCCGCACCTCGCCCGTCTCGCCCACTCGGCCGAGATCTGCGAGCTGCCAGCCCCGAACCTCGCGCAGTGGCGCGAGGCGATCCGTCGCGCGCAGGCCGCCTCGGGGCAGGGGGAGGCCGTCATCAAGCTGATCCTGAGCCGCGGCGTCGAGCACGGACCGACCCCGACCGCGTGGGTCACGGTCGCGCCGGCGGCGGACTTCACGAAGCCCCGCACCGAGGGAATCGCCGTCGCCGTCCTCGATCGCGGTTACAGCATCGACCTGCCGGGGCGTGCGCCGTGGCTCCTGCTGGGAGCCAAGACGCTCTCGTACGCGGTCAACATGGCCGCGATCCGTGAGGCGAAGCGCCGCGGCGCCGACGATGCGGTCTTCGTCAGCTCGGACGGGTTCGTCCTCGAGGCGCCGACCGCGTCGCTCATCATCCGGCGCGGAGACACGTTCGTCACCCCGGCGCCGAACGGCGGCATCCTTCACGGCACGACGCAGCTGAGCCTGTTCGACCACCTCGCCGAGCAGGGCTTCGAGACCGCCTACGAGACTCTGCCCATCTCGGCCCTGCACGACGCGGATGCCGCCTGGCTCGTCTCCAGCGTCCGCCTCGCCGCCCCGATCACCGCCGTCGACGAGCGCCCCCTCCCGCTCGACGCGGAGCTCACGGCATCCTTCACCCGGTACCTGCTCAGCCCGCGCGACTGACCCCGCCGCGTCCGTCGCCGGCTACTCAGCCCGCACGACTGCCCCGTCGGCATCCGTCGCCGGATGCAATGGATCGTGGCCGACACGCCGTGCAGTCGGCTCGGGATGCCGTGTGTCGCCAGGAATCCATTGCATCCGCGCACGCCCGCCCCACACCCGCACCCGCGCACCTCACAGCGACGCGAGCGCCCCGAGGATCGCCCCCTCGACGAGGTCCCAGTCGTGCATGATCATCGCGTAGTCGAAGCGAAGGGTTCGGTAGCCCCACATCGCGGCCCCGGCGTCGCGCACGAGGTCCTTGTGCCGCAGTGACGGTCCGTCGTGATTCTCGCGTCCGTCGACCTCGATGATCAACCGGTCGCCGATCAGCGCGTCCACGACGCCGACTCCGACGATCCGCACCTGCGTCTGCACACGCAGCCCGAGGCTCCGCAGCCGCCATCGCAGCAGGGACTCGAGTCCGCTGTCGGCATCGTCGCGGCTGAGGGCGAGCGCCTCGCGCCCCGCGGCGTTCGCGTGCTGGCTGAGCCACCGCATCCCGTCGCCGTCCAGCAGGTCCCGCCGTCGCGCGGACTCCAGCGCGACGAAGAACGCCTCCCCGCCGTAGCAGGTGAGGATCTGGCGGAGGACCCGGGCCACCGAAGGGTCGCGGCGGTGCTCACCCGGACCGGGGGCGTCCCAGTGTTCCGTGCAGGCGCAGGCGTCGTCGTGCGAACGGCGTCCCGGCCGCATCCAGACGTGCGGCGCCCGATCGTCGTCCATCACCCACAGGCCGAGGTGGCGTGCGGCCGTCACGCACGCCATCGCTCCACCGTGCCGGGCGGCCGTCCGCGCCTCGTCGCACGCCTCGGGCCACGCGTAGACCCCGATCCGCATGTGGATCAGCTCCCCGGACCGCAGCGCCCGCTGCACCCGTCGCTGCGACCACCCATCATCGAGCAGCTGTCGCAGACGGACGATGGGATGCCGCAGCTCGCACATACGGCGAGTGTCAGCCCACCTCACCCCTCACGCGGCGGCACCGGGCGCGATGGGGGACAGCCGGCATCCGTCCCTCGCGGGGGAGGAGGCCCTCAGCGGATGCAACGGATCCGAGCCGACACGCCGTCGACCAGCGCCGGGATGCCGCGCGTCGCCGCACATCCGTTGCAACCGCGCACGCGCACCAACACAGAACGCGCCGCCGCGGAACCCGAATCCGCGGCGGCGCGTCAACCTGCACCCGAGGCTTATCCGAAGCGACCCGAGACGTAGTCCTCGGTGGCCTGCACGGACGGCTTGGTGAAGATGGTGCCGGTCTCGTCGTACTCGATGAGCTTGCCGGGCTTGCCGGTGCCGGCGATGTTGAAGAAAGCGGTCTTGTCCGAGACACGCGATGCCTGCTGCATGTTGTGCGTGACGATGACGATTGTGTACTGGCTCTTGAGCTCCTGGATGAGCTCCTCGATCGCGAAGGTCGAGATCGGGTCCAGGGCCGAGCACGGCTCGTCCATCAGCAGGACGTCGGGCGAGACGGCGATCGCGCGGGCGATGCAGAGGCGCTGCTGCTGACCTCCGGAGAGGCCGGACCCGGGCTTCTCGAGCCGGTCCTTGACCTCGTTCCAGAGGTTCGCACCGCGCAGCGACTTCTCGACGAGGGCGT
This DNA window, taken from Microbacterium sp. MM2322, encodes the following:
- a CDS encoding aminodeoxychorismate lyase; its protein translation is MAWLFALMIDPAASDDVRTDFADTFAEIDPSAPALTVGELSTQRGDGIFESIGVVDGHAQEVEPHLARLAHSAEICELPAPNLAQWREAIRRAQAASGQGEAVIKLILSRGVEHGPTPTAWVTVAPAADFTKPRTEGIAVAVLDRGYSIDLPGRAPWLLLGAKTLSYAVNMAAIREAKRRGADDAVFVSSDGFVLEAPTASLIIRRGDTFVTPAPNGGILHGTTQLSLFDHLAEQGFETAYETLPISALHDADAAWLVSSVRLAAPITAVDERPLPLDAELTASFTRYLLSPRD
- a CDS encoding DUF559 domain-containing protein, whose protein sequence is MCELRHPIVRLRQLLDDGWSQRRVQRALRSGELIHMRIGVYAWPEACDEARTAARHGGAMACVTAARHLGLWVMDDDRAPHVWMRPGRRSHDDACACTEHWDAPGPGEHRRDPSVARVLRQILTCYGGEAFFVALESARRRDLLDGDGMRWLSQHANAAGREALALSRDDADSGLESLLRWRLRSLGLRVQTQVRIVGVGVVDALIGDRLIIEVDGRENHDGPSLRHKDLVRDAGAAMWGYRTLRFDYAMIMHDWDLVEGAILGALASL
- the pstB gene encoding phosphate ABC transporter ATP-binding protein PstB; translation: MSKSIEVNDLNVYYSDFLAVEGVSLDIEPRSVTAFIGPSGCGKSTFLRTLNRMHEVIPGARVEGEVLLDGEDLYGQGVDPVLVRRQIGMVFQRPNPFPTMSIRDNVLAGVKLNNSRISKSDADALVEKSLRGANLWNEVKDRLEKPGSGLSGGQQQRLCIARAIAVSPDVLLMDEPCSALDPISTFAIEELIQELKSQYTIVIVTHNMQQASRVSDKTAFFNIAGTGKPGKLIEYDETGTIFTKPSVQATEDYVSGRFG